The genomic interval TTCTCGTGTCGACGTTGATGGATCCTTGTGACCACTGTGCTGCAATCTAGCCCCATTAAGGGGCCAAACGCTGCAAAGTAGTTTGAAGCACAGATTTCAGTTGGCTTAAAGAAAGCTGTGGAAATGTAGAAGACCGtgtattttttgcaaaatttatcAAATTGCGACTATTTTGATTTAAGTATTACAACAAGTACAGCAAGCCACATTGTGGGCTATGCAACAAACAGTTTGCGGGAGTACAAATAGCAGTTTCTATATTGCGAAAATTCAACATTGTCCGCTTTCCTTTGGGGCTGTAGCTGTAATGTAAGCAATCAAAAGTTACAGAGACAGATACTGATTCATCGTTGTTGTATTTATAGCAAAAGTTTGCGTGCAATAAACAATTTGAGACACTGCATGAAATAATAAACACACATTGCCAATATCAGCTTGCTTGCCACCAAATGTGCCATTTTCTGATTCCGTTTTTCGGCAGACTCATCTGTCAACTTTGACATTTGTATTCAAGGATGAGTGCGAATGCGAGCGAGCAAGCGAGAAGGGGCGTGATTTCGCCGAAATGGCAAATGTCACACAGCGGCAAGTAGCAGCACGGACACTTGCActctcaaacacacacacacacacacccgtgCATACTCAAACTTAAGCCACAAGAGAATTGTTTTTGGTGCGCCCACGCAAATGTGGCACAAAGTAAGCGGCAGTCCAGACCAAGTGACGCCATTGCCGAACtacacggcgtatgcgtaatatcgCCAGCTTTAAATAGCCCGTAATGAAAGCTTATATCATAAATGCAAGTCCAACATTGTCTGAATCGTAGCTTCATGCATCTTTTATGACGCTGTAAATTTGCTATTTGCAATTCCAAGTCCCATTCGCTGTCTAacgaatttcaatttatgtacatatcaTTAGAGCCTGGCAAGGACATACTAGAGAGAAGACCAAATTGCGTCTAAGGCCGTTGTGTCAATTTGTGGCACGCACACGCTAAGTCACTTAAGTTTTTGAGTGAGCAGCAGTAAAACATTTCTTAACTACAACTTTAATACGAGGGTGGTTTTAGTCAGCATGCCATGACTTGTTTGAATTTTCCGACAAAACAAGTTAAATCCTTGGCGCTGAGAGATTCATCAAAAGACGCCCTTGGGACACATTAAGTTAAAGGTTTGAGATTTTCGCTTTAAGCACACAGAAATATATTTACGTATGCTTGACAATGTTTTTCTATTATTCTGCTAAAGTTGCAAATACTGTTCTAGCAATATAAATAGCGTATCCTACGCTTTGCTAACGCACTTTTCCTAAGCCCTGATATTCACTAGCGAACGTCTCCAAAGAAGTACATGGATCTGTTTGTTTTACGATTTACATCGATTATGACATACAAATTTGTCAATCAGTTCAATCTGATCGGTTAAAAAGAACGAACTTTCATCGGTTGTATTAATCGTAAGTTGATTTTACGACTTCGCGAGATTCCAACTTTTGATTGTTATTAACTAATTCGGTTCATATTAAGAAAGAAATTATAATTCTATGTTCGAATTAGGTCTCGGCCCGTTTTCAGCCCTTGAGTTTTCTTGTGCCAGCTTAGCACTGGgtttgtatgcatatatatctttattaGTGCTTATCAGGTTTGTTCAATCCAATTTAATTACATAACAAGATCCCAGCAAACGTATTAAAAGTTTTCTATgttcttaattaaattgagAGGCTTCGTCGGTATGGAAAAGTATACCATATTGTaacaaaacgacattttcccttacaatattttttcttactCTCAGTTTTGCCTGTATCCTTTGTCCTATTTTGCGGCAGGGAGTGCATTGaaccaacaataataatcgTTCGAGTTGGTCGCACataccaacagcaacaacagtagcGACCACAGTTGAACAGACTGTCTGACAGTCAGTTGGACAGACAGATAAACAGGCAGTCAGACAGTTGGGACGCCTGCCATTTTGTCCTGGCTGGCGACCAGATAGCTGTCTGTTTCTTGTTGTTCGCTCGCCAATCAGATGTTTGTTCTATGCGACATTGTCAAAAGTTGTTGTGACAAGCGCtgagtaaataaatttgcttaacaaacttaaattaaaCCTTCTTTATTCTTTAATTGCAGGATTTAGCGGAGACCTTTAAAGTTGAACACGCAGCTGCAAGGCATCCATCCAACTGAACAGGAGCTCTGCGCCAACGACACTGAACCCAGGCCAACTGTTCGGGTCCATCGTTGTCCACGGTCAATATTAGCGCCATTGCAACTGCTGGGTGTGGGCGAATCTGCGCCCCGCCACCGGTAAGGCAGTGCCACATTCACATATCATTCGATGCTAGCCATCGTTCCCACCGCCATTCACTGTCATTCAGCATCAACTATTCATTTAGctatacacacgcacagataTGTCATGCCATGCCTTgcttcatatatgtatgcccGTTTTTTACGTTCTGTTTtgtagtttttcaatttttccgCTTATCAGTTTAGTTCAGTTGCCTTTAAAGCTTGGCTCAGCCATCAATTTTAAACTGTTTGCATGCAGTGCTTTGGCACTGCGCACACATCGCCAGCATAAACCCGAAATGGCCCACAAGCCCGGGGCAGCTtgtttgttgtgcgtgtgctgCAAGTGTTGGCTCATAATGCCAGCTTGAAAAGTTTCAAGTGTTTTGGGCCCAAGGGGCGCAGcccattcaaatatataacacAAGAGGTCCAACAAAACGAGAAGGCCGTGCAGCGTTTTGACTACAAGTGTTTGACATACTTGACAGACAACAAGGCACCACCCTGCACGGGCCACTGAAATTCATTGATTTTTATTCGTCAGCGGAGTCCACAAGGGTGCACAAAGCCCATGGCTCCATGAATGTGGCTGCTTAGCACTTGGTAACTAGTGTCCTCAGTTGTCCTTCGCAACAGCTTGGCCAAATGCAGTTAGGCTGGCACCTGTTGCCAGTCTGCTCGGAATCGCTAATATCCTTTTCGATGTAGTTAGTTTTTATGTTCATTATGCACACgagtgtttttcttttattcaaATTCAGCTGTTGCTCGGCTTAATGATTATTTTGTTTCGTTTATCCTGACTTTTACTGCGTTCGTTCGAACATTCCAAGCTCAATAAAAATCACCTAGTTTTCAGTTCACAAATTTTCATTGCCATTCCATGTTCTACTAACACACGACCAGTTGACAGTTTGTAAGTAAGACCAAAACAAATCGacgcaacaaaaataattaaataaatttactaaTCGTTCTCTAAACAAGATGACatatgaaatttgaaattgggGTTCCTTTCTAAGCAATACGATTATTGCTAGctcttgtatatatatatattttttttacgaTTTTTACCATCTTTCACTGCGTGAATTTTCATTCGAAGTGACCGTCAAGTATACGTCTAGTATGACGGTAATTAAGACTCAAGCCAATTAGGCACGGCCACTATCTCCGGCCTAAAATCGGCCATATCGTGCCAACCTTAATTACAGATTACTGATCACAGATTAAAGTCAGAGCagtattttattgcattttatgtttACGTAACGCTTTGAACGTTTTGCCTTGAATACTCaattatacacatacatacttactGCCTAAGTGTATGCCCCAATATACGATGTCTATgcactacaacaacaattcgtTTATTGAATGCCTTAAATTCGAAGCACTTAACTAATAAGTTGGTCTAAAGTTAACTTTGTATTCTCTATTTCGTTCGCGTGCCGCACAGGAACCGAAAAGCAGCACCCTGAATTTCTCATCGTTTAAATCAAGCTTCACTTCCAATGTTAATTTCCTGAAGAGAAGGTAAAGACCTTAAAAGGAAACGCCCCCTTCCTTAGCGGGGAGGGGGCTTCAGTTCAGGACGAGACTAATTTGAGATTTCATATGTTTGTCTATTTTCTCTCCCCCCCGCAAATGGTGcgcttttctctctctctctctctctctctctctctcttcctctatTTCTTTTGCTCTCTCACATAAATGCGCTGCACCTTTCACTTGTCTACTTGTTCCACGGTTCGCATTTGAAACGCCCTGGCGAAAACCACAACAAACCCACGCAACAACCACACCACACACCCAACACAAACATCTAATCCACATCCACGCAACATGTGCAGATTCAGCTCGGGAGACTTGTCTTCCGAGGTCGATGATGTTGATCCCAATAGCTTGCCGCCGGCTGCGCGTCCTATACAGGACCAGCCAACTAAGCCGTATGTTGCCGGCGGTCCGCCGAGCATGCCGCCACCGCCGGCACCGGGCCAATTGCCGCCGCAGCCTGCCGGCGCAGCTCCGGAGCTGTCGCTAAGCTTCGGCGCTGGCAAGGCACCGGCTTCGGCGGCTCCAGCGCCCCCGCGAGGCGTAAGCGCGCCCACCAGCCCAGCCAAGTCGCGAGAGAGTCTCTTGCAGCGGGTGCAGAGTTTAACAGGCGCAGCGCGTGATCAGGGCGCTTCCATATTGGGTATGTTATGGCTTAATACAATTCATGAATTCCTACGCAAATACTCGGGTGCAATTTAATCGAACTCCGTGTATCATATAATCTTCATGTTATCGACATCATACAGTTCGTAATTTCGCTTTTTCAATTCCAAATAATTCTCAATGtcaattatttgtattttatctaaacaatatcaattaacaatttaaatggattTCTATGGCTTTCAATAGAATTCacgaaaatcaattaaaatgtaattaattttttaattttcagcgCTGAGGTgttatttcttaattaaaatattagatatttattacaatttgCCAAATCAAAGATGAAAACAATTTCAGTTATAGTCAACATTTAGATGGGTTCGCTTTGCGAAATTATAGAGAAAACGAATTTCAGAGTTGCCCGGACAACTGCTGCAAAGTTGAACCTGGGAAtgaaacttaaattaaattatttgcttATCGCAATTAACTTTTACCACACGCAGGAGCTGCGGTTCAGAGTGCCACCCAGCGTGCGCCCACCTTTAACAAGGACAGATACTTCAcgctgctggtgctggatGATCAGAACACGGACTGGTCGAAATACTTCCGCGGCAAACGTTTGCATGGCGATTTCGATATACGCGTCGAGCAGGCAGAGTTCCGAGTAAGCTTGCGTCACACAGAACACTGAAACAATTGTGAGCCCTTTTTCTATTATCTACTGTGCATCCGCAGGACATAACCGTGGTCTCCAGCGCCGATACCGGACCGGTTGTTACAATGGCCGCCTATCGCAGCGGCACCCGGGTGAGTTTTTCCCTATTCTTGGTCGTTTCATGTTTGTTCTTAATTAGTGCATTGCGCACAGGCAATAGCCCCTGTCTGGTCCCTTCTGCTGTTAGTTGTCTGTTTATTTGCAGTTCAgctatttttgcttttattgccCTAACATTTCAACTTAATTCGCATTGGAGTGGCTTAAGTGCTTTGCTGCCGTCGCCAAGCAAAGGCTCCGACCGGGCCACGCATTCAATTTACGTGCAGTCCAAAGGATTCTCAAGCACTACGTTTATCAACACTTTTCCAGCATTCCACATCACTTGTGTCCGTGTGTGCATAGTGGTGATTAAATAATCCCACAACTCTTTAGTTATGGTTGCACTCGGGCCAGTAATCAAAGCACTTGCAGCTTAAGCACTTCAAGCAGGACAGTCGTTCACAGTAGAAGTGGGtactaaaataatttttagtcTAATGAGCTGCGCAGCTATCTTACATCAAACTAGTACCTTAAAAATGATTGGCAGTCAGTAGTAGCTACGTATAACAGACTGCTGTGGGCAGATGCAGtactttaaaattgaaaattctgTTTTCTCAAGTTATATTTGACAAACACTCTAATTCTATTCAAGTTATGAACCTTATCTATGGTTTGTATTGAGACAAAATTATCCGAAATTGTATCCGATAGACAGAGTATCCAAGACACTGTTGCATGCATTTTCACCACAGTTATTTCTTGGCCCCGCCTGAAAGTATGCTGTGAAACGTTTAAATCGCCAATTCCTTGATTGTTGCATAGCACAAGGTACGTGATAAAATTATCCGATAGTTACGTGCGGCAGAAGTGTATGCATTacgtaaatgtgtgtgtgtgtaaaatgaACACGTCTGCATCTTGCGGCTGAGCTGTCTGTCATATATAATTACGGAGCAGCATATAAGTTGATTGTACATTGAATTCTGGCCTGAGCCACTGTTATTAAATGTGCGCAAGTAATGCTGGGAGTGCGAGATAAACGGCTGTTtttcgtatttattttgtcATTTTGCATCTAATTAGTTAAGAGTCAactaaaattacaaaattatattctGCTTTTCATATTGGTTTCTAATGTAACTTTGGAATATCACacaccaaaacaaaaataaaaaaaaaaaaaaaaaaacaaaacaaaaacaggtGGCCCGCTCTTTTCGCCCGGATTTCGTATTGATCCGTCAGCCGCCGCGTGACGGCTCCAGCGATTACCGATCAACAATATTGGGTCTCAAATACGGCGGAGTGCCCAGCATCAACTCGTTGCATTCCATCTACCAGTTTCAGGTGAGTTGAGAGCTCTTTCCGAGTGCCTGTTGTGGGTGTTAATGTTGCAATCATTTGGCatctttgttattgttattggaCAGGACAAGCCATGGGTGTTCTCGcatctgctgcagctgcagcgtcgCCTGGGACGCGACGGCTTTCCGTTGATCGAGCAAACATTCTTCCCGAATCCGCGTGATTTGGTAAGTGTATTAAACATTAAGAGCTAATTACTAATTAAGTAGCTACATTGAATCGTGGTCACATCTAAAAGCCGtccattaataaataacacATTAAGCATAACGTACAAATTAAAGCTCTACACAAAactcaaatataaaatttaaataaaaactgtagCATAACAGAAGGCACTCCGGCCGCCTTTTGCATATTCTACGGATAGCTTAGGCACTTTTTGTAGAGCTGCGTACGTCGCCAGCGACAGCGCTGAATATCGCCCATCGGCGATTTGATGTTGTGGGGCACGCAGGCAGAGTAGTCCCGCTCGCACTTGCCGTACGGCGACCACTTGCAGCCGTCGGCGTACTCCCGCTGTCGCAGGCACTGCATGCCAAAGCATGGGGTGATCTGTGCGAGTAAATGGCAAGGATTCGATTTTAGCTGGCAGCTATTTTGATTGGGGCACATGCTGGCTGGAGCACACTTACCGTGCAGTTGCAGGCCAAGCCGTAGGCGCCACTGAAGCCGTGGCGCTCGCTGATTGTCATCTTAGTGTATTCCTTGTAGTAGCTGCACAGATTTAGCTGAGGCATGCGTCCAGCTATAATGTACACCTTGCCAATGTCCAGCTGAATGCCGCACATCGCGTCATTATTGGGCGTGGACAGACGACCGTCACGCAGCATTCTGCGGGCCTCCGGTGTGGCCTAGGCAAAAGAGAAACGATTCGGCTGTAGAGGAATGATATAGGGGCAGTGCCACGAGTGCCGAGTGCTTACCTTATAGGTGCGCTTTATGTGCACCTTGAAGGTGGTTTTGCCCGGCTCGATGGAATTCGACTTGCGCAGAACGCGCAGCTGCACAACTGTCAAGGAAATGCTGGCATTTTAATAGAATTCTCCAAGGATATGTGAGCATCCTTTACACATAGCACTTAACACCCCATTGCTTCCCATTTCTACTCACCATAATCAGCAGTGCAGTAATGCGTCTGTGGATGCGAGGGCATGCACATACAGGCATCTGCGGAGCTTCCATAAAATGCCAGCACTGCGAACAGTGCGAGCGCCAATAAACTCAAAGGCTTTGTTAATTCCATGGCGGCGTCAAGCTGGGCAGCTCCAATCCGTGTGTGTCGCCTTGCTAACTATCCGAAACCAATAACAAAATGTGCGCGGTGCTGTAAGGCAAAGGGAAATGTATatgattgcattttatttgtatgaCGATTTACTGCTTGCGGTAACCCAAAGCCACTGCTGAAGGTCACTTGTCAGCGCTGCATTAACTCTGCCTTACTTATGCTATAGGCTTATCTGTTAAACGTGCTGCCACCCATCACCCAATCATGCATCCATCAAGGCGCTGTCAAGTGTcacatattacgcatacgccccaGTGTCCAAGTAATTAATACTGTCAATGCGTCTCGCCTGTGGCACGCATCATTATCAAGTGGGCAAGAGGTTGCTGTGTTCGCATTGTTTGTTGTGGATTACATTTACTTTAGCAGCCACtttataaagtgtatataacAAAAGCTGCTTTATTATCTATTTGAACAACTCGCATATATTTTAATGGTCATTCGAATTCAATTTAATGTTATTCTCGTGTTGTGCTATCAATTCGGATGCCCCTGCATGAGCTGTACGCATAAATCGCATTGGAAAACAATTCGAAAAGTAGTTCAATTGCCAGAAAGTAATTCATGCCAGCCATTCCATTTAGTATTGTTTACGGGAAATTCATAGAAAACTTGAGCCAAAGAAATCGAAATCCATTGAAAAGCTGCTGCCATGCATATATATCAAcgcaaaaatattgtataatatCGAGAGCGGGGCAAAATAATCAGTCCAGTCAGTCGAACTCGCatttgcagtcgcagtcgcaatcCCATTTCCAGGTCCCAGTCATCGTGTCGAACTGATCGACAGAGATAGGCAGGCCCATATAGACAACATATGCAATGGCTATGCcaggcaaaggcaaaagcaaaggcggcaccagcaacagcaacagcagcagcggcagcggcagcggcaatatggcaattaaattgaaataaaattgaattaaaagcattttgcgGAAAAGCCACTAGAAAAACAACTGAGCAGGGAGAAAGACGACGACGGAGCCGGCAGTAAAGAGGGGATGCACAGTCGATTGCCTTATTGATTGAATCCAAGCAAGAATAATGCATCAAACTATTTATTAAGTGGCAGTCCAAAGTGGCAGCTAGACGAGCAGACGCCTCGGCCCTAATGGGCCAACTGAAGAGCGCTGCTGGAGTAGAAGCTTGTCAAATCTAGATCTGTGTCGTAATATCTTTATGTTCATGGAATTCTTCATGAGGAAAGTTTCCTTTCAGTTTGCCTGGCTTCAATGcacatttgttttctttggttttgttttgttgggcTGTTGTGTCTTGTCGGTCTGGATTTGACACTTTGGCTGGCAATTAACGGCGTGGATTTGTTTAACAAACAGCCaacaagacaacaacaaacaagcgaACACAAAACTGGCACGCACACATTCGTAACGTGAACAGCGTTTAGCAACTAAATCAACTGGAAAACCAATagaaaacaagaaacaacTTTTTACACTCGCTGCAAATTCGCACGATTTCCATTCGTTTAGTTTTCCACGATAGCAGCTCCCACCCATCGCCATCAGCAGCCACAATTAGCGTACCCATATATCACGCAGGCATATTTTAAAGTTGGCCCCAACGAGCAGTCGGGGGACAGCAGCCAGCAGGCGTTGGCGGCATGTCAACGCCAAAGCTAGTGCTCATGGGATGGGGTGGGTGGTAATACGGGTGAGGACTGAGGTGGACTATCGATGCCAGTGGCAGCGGTGTTTTGTTGACAAGCTATACATGTGTcaattaaatgttatatatCATAGCAccactgcacacacacacacacacacagagagaggcacatgcatacacacttAATTGTATATGAATAAACACTTATGGGCTGTTGCTTTGACGTCACTTTGAGAGTCGTCTAATTGCcacacttgttgttgctgttgttgctgacattgctgttgttgtcctATCGTCATCAGCATGGAAGTTGACATTTGACACTGAAACAGTCGGCAGTCGGCTTCAGCATCTGACTGTCACTTTGCTATGCGGGCCGCCAACAAAAGTTTCgaaacacacatgcacacatgcacacatgcatgcatgtgtatagTCAAATATGGACATGACTTTAATTAGCATTGATTTCCACTTTGCCCTAAGCCCATTTAAACGAGtccaacaacagctgcaaacaAAGGGGCGCGGGAAGAGCATCATATTCTGTGAAAGAAAGTGCCCCAACTAAAGCAACTGGTGCTCATATGACATATATCAGATTGGTGTCATGGGGTAGATGGGGAGATAAACGATTGCAATCAAAATCGAGATAAGATACTGACATCTTGAGAATGCAGATACACGAGAATTGGtgaacatatatttatactttataaTACCTTATGCGTACTGTCGTTAAGTTTGTACTAAGCAACTGATGGAAAAGCTGAAAGTAACCCAATGATGGGTGCATACCAAATATGGTGGTATGTGGCATATTCAGACGCGGACTTTTATGTGTTTAGTATTTCTTATTACGATAAGCGCGCACTAAATGTGAAATTTTTCAAAGATTCCAGATGCGTCACATTTTGgcgaaaataagaaaagtttCCTCTTAGGTTCGTTAGTTCGCTCAatcaacaatttgcattttggaTTGCAGCCACTTTTTCTAaatcttaaattaaatttgtttggcttaatatttctttctttcatataaccattttaatattaactAACGCTATTTGAGccaaatacttttttttttgcttgtgaTGTTGTGCAACTTGTTTTAACTCAAGATTCGAGTAACAGTTAAGAGAGTGTAATTCCagaaacgaaacgaaagcGATTAgcagttatttatttaaatgcatttccaagaaataattaaatataaaattgtataatatacTCTCATTGTagacttgttttattttatcatAATACGGTAATATTTTGACTGCCAGCTGCATCAACTTATCATATTGTGGGAATTTAATGCTTATCATATgcaataattcaattttttaggaAAGGACTTATACTCTTAGATATACAAAtgcatgtttatttaaatacttgtAATACCCGCAAGCACAAACAGCGTGACAGTGCGGCGCAGCAGGTTCTGTTTTGCAGTTTAatttatacccttgtagacaaAGGGATTACAGTTTTGCAGATATTGGGAAGACAGTAGGAAGCTCGTAACTACTGAGTTTGCGGCGTATATATTGAAAAGCAGAACGCTTTTCCACGCAAAAGCTCAACTTTGATCGATTCTAGAGTCCataactatatgatataatagtccgatcCGATTTAAATATACTACTTGCTACCGAAATCAGAAAGGCTGAAGAAAAGGCTGAATATGGCAGCTCCAACGGATAAACAGAGAGACGCACAGAAGGACATGGTTAAATCGACTTTATATACTATGAAAACGAAGGTGTCATGATACCCTTCACAATCGTATAACAGAGCCACATATTTTAGTTGTGTAATTATTTACAAAGATTATTAACACTTGCCCAGACAGCGGCTTTCCAGGTAAATGAGTAACTGGGTAACTGGGTGACTGAAACTGGGCATTGAAAAGactgaaaaaatcaaaaaggTAA from Drosophila virilis strain 15010-1051.87 chromosome 2, Dvir_AGI_RSII-ME, whole genome shotgun sequence carries:
- the Timp gene encoding tissue inhibitor of metalloproteinase, with the protein product MELTKPLSLLALALFAVLAFYGSSADACMCMPSHPQTHYCTADYVVQLRVLRKSNSIEPGKTTFKVHIKRTYKATPEARRMLRDGRLSTPNNDAMCGIQLDIGKVYIIAGRMPQLNLCSYYKEYTKMTISERHGFSGAYGLACNCTITPCFGMQCLRQREYADGCKWSPYGKCERDYSACVPHNIKSPMGDIQRCRWRRTQLYKKCLSYP